Proteins encoded within one genomic window of Canis lupus dingo isolate Sandy chromosome 28, ASM325472v2, whole genome shotgun sequence:
- the ZNF239 gene encoding zinc finger protein 239 isoform X1: MASEEYLPLKVPSQMATQASSVTFCENESQDPQKSKSLFVTEESTEKKVLRGESPSMDHCSENLQIKLMSDVIDLVSPLVSGETNCQNGQVKDPLDLFDCNYKDICGWKSQVVGRSHRGAHTEKAYNHYNLGKRSNNSSDGHPCEKIHTAEKLHRCSHCGKDFSEHSELLLHQRHHTEEKPYKCEQCGKGFTRSSSLLIHRAAHTDEKPYKCDKCGKGFTRSSSLLIHHAVHTGEKPYKCDKCGKGFSQSSKLHIHQRVHTGEKPYECGECGMSFSQRSNLHIHQRVHTGERPYKCGECGKGFSQSSNLHIHRCIHTGEKPFQCYECGKGFSQSSDLRIHLRVHTGEKPYHCGKCGKGFSQSSKLLIHQRVHTGEKPYECSKCGKGFSQSSNLHIHQRVHRKDPIK, encoded by the coding sequence ATGGCAAGTGAAGAATATTTGCCTTTGAAAGTCCCAAGCCAAATGGCCACACAGGCCTCCTCAGTGACATTCTGTGAAAATGAGTCTCAGGATCCTCAGAAAAGCAAAAGTCTGTTTGTAACTGAAGAAAGCACTGAGAAAAAAGTCTTGCGGGGAGAAAGTCCTTCCATGGACCACTGTTCAGAGAACCTTCAAATTAAACTTATGTCTGACGTAATAGACCTGGTCTCACCATTGGTCAGTGGTGAGACAAATTGCCAGAATGGCCAAGTGAAAGACCCTTTGGATCTCTTTGACTGTAACTATAAAGACATTTGTGGTTGGAAATCACAAGTGGTTGGTCGTAGTCATCGAGGAGCTCATACAGAGAAAGCTTATAACCATTACAACCTGGGGAAGAGAAGTAACAACAGCTCAGATGGTCATCCGTGTGAGAAAATCCACACTGCAGAGAAATTACACAGATGTAGTCACTGTGGTAAGGACTTCAGTGAGCACTCAGAACTACTACTTCATCAAAGACACCACACAGAAGAAAAGCCCTATAAATGTGAGCAGTGTGGGAAGGGCTTTACAAGGAGCTCCAGTCTTCTGATCCATAGAGCAGCCCACACAGATGAGAAACCCTATAAGTGTGACAAGTGTGGGAAAGGCTTCACAAGGAGTTCAAGTCTGCTCATTCATCACGCAGTCCATACAGGCGAGAAGCCTTATAAATGTGACAAGTGTGGAAAGGGCTTTAGTCAGAGCTCCAAACTGCATATCCACCAGCGAGTGCACACCGGTGAGAAGCCCTATGAGTGTGGGGAGTGTGGTATGAGTTTCAGTCAGCGCTCCAACCTGCACATCCACCAGCGAGTTCACACTGGGGAGAGGCCCTACAAGTGTGGGGAATGTGGGAAGGGCTTCAGTCAGAGTTCGAACCTTCACATTCACCGCTGCATACACACAGGTGAAAAGCCTTTCCAGTGCTATGAGTGTGGGAAGGGCTTCAGCCAGAGCTCTGATCTCCGCATCCATCTCAGagtccacactggagagaagccctatcACTGTGGCAAGTGTGGAAAGGGATTTAGCCAGAGCTCAAAACTCCTCATCCACCAGAGAGTGCATACTGGAGAGAAGCCTTATGAATGCAGCAAGTGTGGGAAGGGTTTCAGCCAGAGCTCCAACCTCCACATCCACCAGCGGGTTCATAGGAAAGATCCCATTAAATAA